gaagaagattgggagaatgtcatatggtcaaaatataactttttggtaaaaactcaactcgtcgtgtttggaggacaaagaatgctgagttgcatccaaagaacaccatacctactgtgaagcatgggggtggaaacatcatgctttggggctgtttttctgcaaagggaccaggatgactgatccgtgtaaaggaaagaatgaatggggccatgtatcgtgcgatttaaaaaaatatatatatatatatatttttttattatttatttatttttgagtgaaaacctccttccatcagcaagggcattaagATGATTAAGAAGAttaaacatggctgggtctttcagcatgacaatgatcccaaacatacCGCCCGGGCAaaaaaggagtggcttcgtaagaagcatttcaaggtcctggagtggcctagccagtctctagatctcaaccccatagaaaatctttggagggagttgaaagtctgtgttgcccagcaacagccccaaaacatcactgctctagaggagatctacatggaggaatgggccaaaatatcagcaacagtgtgtgaaaaccttgtgaagtcttacagaaaatgtttgacctctgtcattgccaacaaagggtatataacaaagtattgagataaacctttgttattgaccaaatacttattttccaccataatttgcaaattcattaaaaatcctacaatgtgattttctggaattttttctcattttgtctgtcatagttgaagtgtacctatgatgaaaattacaggcctctcatctttttaagtgggagaacttgcacaattggtggctgactaaatacttttttgccccactgtatacagtgaggggaaaaaagtatttgatcccctgctgattttgtaggtttgcccactgacaaagaaatgatcagtctataattttaatggtagatttatttgaacagtgggagacagaataacaacaaaaaaatctagaaaaaacgcatgtcaaaaatgttagaaattgatttgcattttgatgagggaaataagtatttgaccccctctcaatcagaaggatttctggctcccaggtgtctttcatacaggtaacgagctgagattaggagcacactcttagggggagtgctgctaatctcagtttgttacctgtataaaagacacctgtccacagaagcaatcaatcaatcagattccaaactctccaccatggccaagaccaaagagctctccaaggatgtcagggacaagattgtagaccgacacaaggctggaatgggctacaagaccatcgccaagcagcttggtgagaaggtgacaacagttgatgcgattattcgcaaatggaagaaacacaaattAACTTTCAATCTCCCTCAGCCttgggctccatgcaagatctcacctcgtggagttgcaatgatcatgagaatggtgaggaatcagcccagaactacatgggaggatcttgtcaatgatctcaaggcagctgggaccatagtcaccaagaaaacaattggtaacatactacgccgtgaaggactaaaatcctgcagcgcccgcaaggtccccctgctcaagaaagcacatatacatgcccgtctgaagtttgccactgaacatctgaatgattcagaggacaactgggtggaagtgttgtggtcagatgagaccaaaatggagctctttggcatcaactcaactcgccatgTTTAGAGGacgaggaatgctgcctatgaccccaagaacaccatacCCACCGTCAAACATAGAGGTGGAAACAtaatgctttgggggtgtttttctgctaaggggacaggacaaattcaccgcatcaaagggacgatggacggggccatgtaccgtcaaatattgggtgagaacctccttcgctccgccagggcattgaaaatgggtcgtggatgggtattccagcatgacaatgacccaaaacacacggccaaagCAACAAAGGTgcggctcaagaagaagcacattaacgtcctggagtggcctagccagtctccagacctttatcccatagaaaatctgtggaagGAGCTGAaagttcgagttgccaaacgtcagcctggaaaccttaatgacttgaagcagatctgcaaagaggagtgggacaaaacccctcctgagatgtgtgcaaacctggtggccaactacaaggaacgtctgacctctgattgccaacaagggttttgtcaccaagtactaagtcatgttttgcagcggggtcaaatacttatttccctcattaaaatgcaaatcaatttataacatttttgatgTGCGctttttcaggattttttttttgttattctgtctctcactgttcaaaaaaacctaccattaaaattatagactgatcatttctttgtcagtgggcaaatgtacaaaatcagcaggggatcaaatacttttttccctcgctatatatatatttacaaggATATTAATCAGTGTCAATGCTAGATATTACGCACCGGGTAATTTGTATTTAAGCAGGAAGATCAAATATTTGTGTTATATGGACTTTTTTAATGTTATTTTTTAATGCAGTTTGTCATTTCTATAGAGCAAATATTTTGTGTGAATGAATAGTGCTTGGTCAGGATAACACTGCTATAAAAtaccattttatttgtcacatgcaccgattacaaccttaccatgaaatgcttacttaaccaacaatgcagctcAAGAAATTGTTATTTCTTTGTATCCTCCATTGAAACGTGTAACCAGATATTTTATTCTCTTTCTGGATAAAAGAAACTAAAGGGACAGCATTGCCAGTTCCTTTCCCACGATATGCAAAGAATCGTCTCATTGCTTTGTGTAAGGAAGTTTCATTCAGTGTGAGATGTACAACATGCCAGAAGGGGCTTAACTCACACATGGAAGCACAGGCCCACTTCAAGTAAGTATGTGTTATTAGTATACTTTTAAAGTCAGTATGGTGTTAATGTACATGCAATTACATGGTTGTTAAATAGGCAGTGTAGGTACATATTGTTACACACTGATTTATTGTCTTATACACAGACAAACAAAAATAACCATGGACATACATATTTAACACATCATTGATTTATAGAGAGTGGCACCCTCTTTCCAATAGCTAAAAATACGAAGCTTCTGCACATGTGCGGGATTCCCTACTTTACACAGTCTCTGCTCTACTTGTTCGGCTGCCCAGAGAACAGGCTACTCTGGTGAATTTCAGTGATGAATGGTGCTCGCTTAATAAAGTtcgatcaaagctgaatcaatgtctgcAAGAGCCTTTGGCACCGCAGCCTCGGCCTTGATTATAACCCTCACTTCCATCATATGGATAATAGGGCTTTGACGATATCAGTATTGCAATATTCTTCGAATGGCAAAAATGGAAATATGTAATATATTGTGTGctgtagcttggaaaataaataaatgtgactctggatcacaacatgatgtttgtttccaacattcggctgttttcctaaagaagttttGTTGCCTTGCCACGATACTGAGTATCGCAATATTGGTATCGTTCCGGCCCTAATGGATAGATCTCATTTGTAATTTCGTTAATGTTATCTCTGTTTGTTCCCTTCTGCCTCAGTGTGCAGTGCAGACAGGGCGCTGCCAAGGCTGAGGCAGAGAAAACAGTGGTGCAGGTCATGAAACAACTACAAGTGCTGGGCCAGTGCGCTGTGTGTCGCAAACTGTTCCTCAACCAAGGTGATGTTGAGAGGCATAAAGAATTGAGTCAGCACAATACTGAGGTCAACTGCTCCATGGAAAAGGCAATTCTGCTCTACAGCAATTTCTATGAAATCCAACACGCCAAGAGGGCTGCAGCGACTTCACGGCCCAAACAGTCAAAAGGTCCTGTAACCCCCTCTCAGAAGAGGGACAAGGAAAGAGGTGATTCTGTTGGATCCCCAGCCAAGCGCCAGAGATGCGGGGGAGCTTTGAATGGCAGCGCTGGGCCCTCAAGGAGTTGCTTGATAGTGGCATGGTTTTGTGAGTGTGGCCAGCGCTTTTCAGAGGAGGCCACTGCCAGCAAGCACCTTTTTGCTGCCAATCATATCTTCCATCAATGTGGCGTGTGTGGAAAGCATATGGGCGAGTCGTCCATCACTCGCCTGCACATGAGCCGTTTTCACGGCGGTGCCCACCTCTCAAACTTCCTCTTTCACTGCCGGCTGTGCAAGGTTGACATGCCGCGTCACGAGGACATCCTGTTGCATGTGTCAGAGGCCCACAGTGGACACACTTACTTCAGGGAGAGAGCGGTATCGGACGAGGAGCCTGCTCCCATTCACTATGCCAAACCCTCCACCAGTGGCAGACCCAGCGCCCTCACTGATATCAGGACTAGAACTACAACTCCCACACCTCCTCCCAAACAGGATGAGAGGTGGATTTGCAGGATGTGTGAAGACATCTTTAACTCGGAGCGAGCTGTGCACAAGCACTGCAGAGACGTGAGCAACCACAGTTTCCAGAGATTTTCCTGTGGCCACTGCCCACAGAAGTACTTCAAGGAGGCCACAGTACGCAGGCACTGTGTGAACGAGCACAGCAACCAAATAGTGACGCGGTACTTCTGCGGGCTCTGTGACAGCATGGAGTATGACACTGAGGGGGAGTTCCAAGAGCACTATAGGGGCCTTCACAGTAAGGACTACTACCGCATGGATGACCCTGAGGTTGATAGACCCATTGAGGCCGAAAACTCCAAATCCAGTCCATTGGCAACAGCCAGTGACAGGCATGAATGTCTCTGTCCATGCATGTCATCAGAAAAGGACAAAGATGAAAGGAAGGCTACCTTCACACGATGCATGAAGCGGCTATCCAGTGAAGACGAATGCAGCTACGTGTGTGTACCATGCAACGTCCAGGTGTCCTCCTTTTCCCAGATAAAGACTCATGTCCACACTCAACACAAAGCCTTGGGGCTAGAGAATACCTTTGACGTGGTGTGTGGATCCTGTCAGGAGAGTCATAAGGACGTTCCCAGTTTCCATAACCACTACCACTCCCAGCACTGCCCTCTGGAGCCATGCTCAAGCTCCAGGGATGGAGGTGAGAGTCGTATGGGGAAGGCAGCAGCTTCCTCCGCTGTCAAGACATTGGTTGCTATGGAGATCAAACCAGAAGTGAATGGCAAGTCTGCTTTGGACTACCTTCCATGATTAATTTCCACTGCACTGACCTTCCTGCTCCTAGAAAACTGATTTGATTTGTtactgtatttttattttatagaGGAGTTTGAAGATGTGAAACATGCCATTGCTATGAACTTGGATGAGGTCAGAGATGACACTGAAGCTCATGGAGGTGATTATTTTCTTGTCTTCCCATTTGTTCAGTGATTTGGTAAATGACATCTGCCGTAGCCATTATATAGCTATAGAAGGTTTCTTGGACATTTGGGGGTTTTTAAACAGAGAATCTCTTGTTTTTTGCACATTTTCCTTGTTTCAGGTGAATCTGATGAGGAGATGAAGCGTGCCTTGGCTTTAAGTGTGGAAGAAGCAAGAGAGCCAACTGATGTTGATATTGGTGTGTAACACCTTTACttatctttgtttatttgaggATATTTTCATTAGTTACATTTGCTTTAACCGTTTGCACGATGCCTTGTTTGAATGTCCAGAAAGGTTCTGTCTGTCAGCTTTGAAGCTGTTGCCCAGGCCATGTAGGTGTAGCAAAATAAAAACAAGATGATACTTCTCTTTTTTACCAGCATTACATGCTTGAAGAATAACCTCGGTGTGAGTATGTCTAATCAAATCATAGTAACATTAAATGCACACTGGGACATTCAGATAGTTGGTGGTTTGTAGTTGCTGTAGAGAACTGTGTGAACACTTTTTGGATGGTTTTGAGATTGTCACAACACTAGACACTGACCAAGTTATGTGCTGCAGCATGTCTTATTGAAGTTGACCTTATttgatattgtttctgtttctcctTCCTTCCCAACAAATCTTCACAGAGATGGAGGAAGCGCTCAAAAGAAGCCTTTTGGAATACTGATCAGCGAATGTTATTTTCTGGGAACCTGTCATTCATTTGGTTTATGGCATTTTATGTTTTATGTGTAACATATCAGCTACTTTCAACAACACTTCAAGACAGGGTTGGACCGATGTGATTACACAGTAATAACTAGTAACAACATTATTTGTGAACTATAAAGATTGAGGCATACCATGTATGCATCTTTATCACATGTTCAGagctttttatttaatttaataaaGATGTTAATTATTTTCTCTTTCTTTGATGTTAAAATTTCAATCATTGGATGTCTGGATAATGTCAAATAAATTAGCGATGGTTCCCTCCCAAAAAATGTAACATACTTTTGTGGCACAGTCGATGCCACGCATGGCAACAGGCCAGGAGGTGGAGGGTTCGCCGACCACCACTGACGAGCTaactccctgcctgtttcattacattacagatcAAAGCCGtctgcagacaatgatcagctaaGTAGAAATCAGATGTTCAACATTTTGATGCTATATATAtgcaacaaaaatataaatataatcctagtaaaaattcctttttttaggtcagttaggatcaccactttgttttaagaatgtgaaatgtcagaataatagtagagaattatttcagcttttatttctttcatcacattcccagtgggtcagaagtatacagacactcaattagtatttggtagcattgcctttttaaattgtttaacttgggtcaaacgttttgggtagccttgctcaagcttcccacaataagttgggtgaattttggcccattcctcctgacagagctggtgtaactgagtcaggtttgtaggccttgctcgcacacactttttcagttctgcccacaattcttctataggattgaggtcggggctttgtgatggcttctccaagacccatttgcgaccaagctttaacttcctgactaatgtcttgggagatgttgcttcaatatatccacataattttccatcctcatgatgtcatctattttgtgaaatgcaccagtccctcctgcaacaaagcacccccacaacatgatgctgccaccctaatgcttcaaggttgggataggccttgaaatacaaggtaggccttgaaatacaggtacacctccaattgactcaaattagcctatcagaagcttctaaagccatgacattttctgaaattttccaagctgtttaaaggcacagtcaacttagtgtatgtaaacgtctaacccactggaattgtgatagtcatttataagtgaaataatttgttggaaaatgacttgtcatacacaaagtagatgtcctaaccgacttgcgaaAACTATAGTTAACAAGACGTTTGTCGAGTggaaacaagttttaatgactccgaagtgtatgtaaacttctgacttcaactgtatgtacagtggggcaaaaaagtatttagtcagccaacaattgtgcaagttctcccacttaaaaagatgagagaggtctggtattttcatcataggtgcacttcaactatgacagacatgagagaagaaaatcacattgtaggatttttaatgaatttatttgtgtGACACACAGCCTGGGAGACAGATTTGGCTGTCAGACATCATTCTGGGATTAAATGGCCCACACCGGCTTTGATGCCCCATAGCTTTTTGCTCACAGTGAGGGATATTTAGCTTACTTATAAACAGACAATGAGCTCCAAACACAAACGAAAGCATGATGTTAGCATGACATATACAGTACAATCCCTTAGTGTTGCAATCACTAAAAACATTTGCTCTGTTCCACCATGGGATCTGCCGCCTCAGCCATactgtcaatctatcatcaataTGTCCACTTTTGTTATGTCGTGATTATGAGATAAGTACGTTGTGATCGACAAAACGAGGGAATACTTTTTTTTATTCATATGTCCCCCCGCCATGGTCATTCTACTGGCTGCAGTGCAGAAAGAATCCCATTTTCTTGAACGTTCCCGAAGTGTACTCCTCAATCCTGTCCGATGGGTTGGTTAGAACAGAAAGGGACGTTCCAGCCCATGTTTGGAAATGTTTACTCTGGGGCGCTATCTGTCAGACAGAAGCCTCTAGATTGCACTCCAGAGACCATCTCGTAGTGTACCGTAAGGTGTCCATTGGAATTGAATCTGGTGGGAGTTCATTATACTAACTAACCATGGCTCAAGCGAAAATCCACCACGCTAAAATGACTGAAGCGGCTAAAGGAAAATTCAGCAGATCAATGTCTATGGCAGATCGCTCTGGACAACTACTTGAAAGTTTGGACCAGCTGGAAATAAGGTATTTTACAGAAGGCTAGTCTAACGGCATGAATACTGTATGTAACGGTATCAGATTTTTTTTGTCTAGGAACTTTAAGGAACACACACAGTAGCCTATTAGGCTACACAATCTCTCCATGTGCCATGTGACAGCTGTTTTAAACGGATTCTAAACATAGAAAGGGTGACAGTGGAAGAAGGAAGAAAGTTCCCCGAATACACGTGTGCACACTAAAGTGCAGAATATGACCATATCGTTTATCGTCTGGTTTATTTTAATATTTTACGGTGCCAGACTGTATTTATCCTCTAAAATAACAAACGAATAGCCTTATTTAAACAgtaattaaaaaaacaaaaataaacactGAGAAAGTTGTAGCAATGGGATGATAATATGTTCACAACAGTCTCTGAGTCACGTAGGCCTACACTCACTATATTCTATCGAAATATCTCATGACAATGACATCTGTTTTAGGGTGGAGGCTTTACGTGAAGTCGCAACTTCaatggaacaggagagagagtgctTACTGGATTTGATACAATCCATAAAGAACAGTGAAGAAATGCGCAGCATTTGTGACGGTAGGCTTTGTGTTGTTTGACAGTCATCAGATAACTTCTGCCTGATGACAACTTCATAGGCCTACATTTGGTTGAATTAAAAGGGACACTTAACTGGTTGAAATTCTGTTTTGAAGGGATAGTTCACGCCAATCAAAGTTTGTCAGATGTTTTTAGATCTAAAAATGGGTCTTGTGTTGAGTCCAAATCCTGTCATATCTTGTGCAAACCCAGCTATATAGCCTACCCCAATCCAAAATTAATGGTAAATGTAGACACCATGCAATTCCATTCGCTGTTCATCTTTTCCATTCATTTGGGGTGTTGGGAACATAGGCCTATAGCCGATCTACATTTTTGGCATAGACAGGAATTCTTGACATTAGAACTTGTTAGGTTTTTGTATGTCGGACAAACCTTTACTTTAGAGTCAACTGACCTGTTAACACCTACCTCTGATAGCATGGTCCTATATCTCTCTTTTTCAGGAGAGCGAGAGGAACTATCTTTAACTGCTAATCGTCTTCTGGGTAGGACGCTAACAGTTGAAATCTCAGTGGAAACCATAAGGAACTCCACACAGGAGGATGCGTTACACAAGGCTACCTCTTTGATTGATGAGATTGCAGCAAAGTTGCTTGACGACATGGATGGTGCCAGAAAGCGCCTGATGGCACTGCACGCTGCCTGTGTGACCGAAGCACCACCTGTTCCTATCGATTCAAAATTCCAGACGATCGTCATCACCTGCGCCTTGGAAGATCAGAAGAAAATCAAGAGGCGGCTTGAAACTCTGATAAGAAATGTGTATAATGCTGAGAAGAATATAAAGATAATGGATCATCAGAAAGTGGATGACTTAAACAGTGCCAATGGCAAATGATGGCACTCATACTGATTACCCCCCCCTAATAAAAATAGCTAGcaatgctaacattagctagctaaaatccAGTGGTCTCCCcttaatcttagctagctagctaacgttatactgCATCTAACATCAATCTGGTAACATCAAAATGATGACAAAAGGTTTTCCTACTAATTATTTTCCTCCTTTAGAAATGTAATTGTATTTCCAAGACACAGTAATGCACTTTAGACTAAATCTTAATCGACGCCCAATCAGAAGACATGAGTAGAATGCTGTAGGGCACCTAAAACGAACGCTCAAAACAATATTGAGACGAAACGTGCCACCGATGATACTAACTGTCACATTCAAACAGTCACTACAAATTGCATATCAAATTATTGCACAGTCACATTTTTATTTTCTGAATGTGAAGTTACCTGCACACTGCCTTATCTAGTTGCAATAAACACAGGCTGTCACTCATTTAGGCATTTCAAAATGCATCTAAATGTTTTTTGTTTAATCATCTTAGTATGATCACTTACATCTTAAGTGTTAATCCTTGACATTGGTATCTATTGACACATGTTTTGCTACTCTCAGATCATTACAGTAAACCTGGATTATAGGTCACAACTTCACTCAAAACAGAAGGTTCATATCTTTATGTAGGGATGTGTTAGGTACGTATATAATTGAACAACCACTCCAGAAATAGCCAAAGTAACGGTATCTGTGAGAGCTCTTTGCTGTGGTCACAGACATCATTAGAGACAATGTACTATGCCAATACATCATAAATAGGCATTTCACATGCAGGTGCAAAGTGAGCAACATGCACAGCACATGCAT
This genomic interval from Oncorhynchus keta strain PuntledgeMale-10-30-2019 chromosome 2, Oket_V2, whole genome shotgun sequence contains the following:
- the LOC118398502 gene encoding E3 SUMO-protein ligase ZNF451-like isoform X3; translation: MSSPIGANDDEDEVEFVSEAPLRPVLECIDLLSDGEDDGSLPTAETIQDEIDRQKAQVTSTLDRLARQVAVANKERVEKCKAFKEKQISQKAHGRQELAFSPNGNAYDAKHCVDMWLKMPGVKPGVINTGASWRRRQVPFPTSSSSTHTCPVINCGRVYDNVPLLEGHLKRFDHSPCDPTIYLKGSSTELFACVACGLRFETKEAWKVHQQSKLSFPDEDHDHTQTCQPIVCFACPACYLLFYIRDECLQHMSAKNHFSQSIVMSETKGTALPVPFPRYAKNRLIALCKEVSFSVRCTTCQKGLNSHMEAQAHFNVQCRQGAAKAEAEKTVVQVMKQLQVLGQCAVCRKLFLNQGDVERHKELSQHNTEVNCSMEKAILLYSNFYEIQHAKRAAATSRPKQSKGPVTPSQKRDKERGDSVGSPAKRQRCGGALNGSAGPSRSCLIVAWFCECGQRFSEEATASKHLFAANHIFHQCGVCGKHMGESSITRLHMSRFHGGAHLSNFLFHCRLCKVDMPRHEDILLHVSEAHSGHTYFRERAVSDEEPAPIHYAKPSTSGRPSALTDIRTRTTTPTPPPKQDERWICRMCEDIFNSERAVHKHCRDVSNHSFQRFSCGHCPQKYFKEATVRRHCVNEHSNQIVTRYFCGLCDSMEYDTEGEFQEHYRGLHSKDYYRMDDPEVDRPIEAENSKSSPLATASDRHECLCPCMSSEKDKDERKATFTRCMKRLSSEDECSYVCVPCNVQVSSFSQIKTHVHTQHKALGLENTFDVVCGSCQESHKDVPSFHNHYHSQHCPLEPCSSSRDGGESRMGKAAASSAVKTLVAMEIKPEVNEEFEDVKHAIAMNLDEVRDDTEAHGGESDEEMKRALALSVEEAREPTDVDIEMEEALKRSLLEY
- the LOC118398515 gene encoding BAG family molecular chaperone regulator 2-like → MAQAKIHHAKMTEAAKGKFSRSMSMADRSGQLLESLDQLEIRVEALREVATSMEQERECLLDLIQSIKNSEEMRSICDGEREELSLTANRLLGRTLTVEISVETIRNSTQEDALHKATSLIDEIAAKLLDDMDGARKRLMALHAACVTEAPPVPIDSKFQTIVITCALEDQKKIKRRLETLIRNVYNAEKNIKIMDHQKVDDLNSANGK
- the LOC118398502 gene encoding E3 SUMO-protein ligase ZNF451-like isoform X1, whose protein sequence is MRLQPRREPFIRTPYPRNTSRKSTIPFARKRNFIKSMSSPIGANDDEDEVEFVSEAPLRPVLECIDLLSDGEDDGSLPTAETIQDEIDRQKAQVTSTLDRLARQVAVANKERVEKCKAFKEKQISQKAHGRQELAFSPNGNAYDAKHCVDMWLKMPGVKPGVINTGASWRRRQVPFPTSSSSTHTCPVINCGRVYDNVPLLEGHLKRFDHSPCDPTIYLKGSSTELFACVACGLRFETKEAWKVHQQSKLSFPDEDHDHTQTCQPIVCFACPACYLLFYIRDECLQHMSAKNHFSQSIVMSETKGTALPVPFPRYAKNRLIALCKEVSFSVRCTTCQKGLNSHMEAQAHFNVQCRQGAAKAEAEKTVVQVMKQLQVLGQCAVCRKLFLNQGDVERHKELSQHNTEVNCSMEKAILLYSNFYEIQHAKRAAATSRPKQSKGPVTPSQKRDKERGDSVGSPAKRQRCGGALNGSAGPSRSCLIVAWFCECGQRFSEEATASKHLFAANHIFHQCGVCGKHMGESSITRLHMSRFHGGAHLSNFLFHCRLCKVDMPRHEDILLHVSEAHSGHTYFRERAVSDEEPAPIHYAKPSTSGRPSALTDIRTRTTTPTPPPKQDERWICRMCEDIFNSERAVHKHCRDVSNHSFQRFSCGHCPQKYFKEATVRRHCVNEHSNQIVTRYFCGLCDSMEYDTEGEFQEHYRGLHSKDYYRMDDPEVDRPIEAENSKSSPLATASDRHECLCPCMSSEKDKDERKATFTRCMKRLSSEDECSYVCVPCNVQVSSFSQIKTHVHTQHKALGLENTFDVVCGSCQESHKDVPSFHNHYHSQHCPLEPCSSSRDGGESRMGKAAASSAVKTLVAMEIKPEVNEEFEDVKHAIAMNLDEVRDDTEAHGGESDEEMKRALALSVEEAREPTDVDIEMEEALKRSLLEY
- the LOC118398502 gene encoding E3 SUMO-protein ligase ZNF451-like isoform X2: MRLQPRREPFIRTPYPRNTSRKSTIPFARKRNFIKSMSSPIGANDDEDEVEFVSEAPLRPVLECIDLLSDGEDDGSLPTAETIQDEIDRQKAQVTSTLDRLARQVAVANKERVEKCKAFKEKQISQKAHGRQELAFSPNGNAYDAKHCVDMWLKMPGVKPGVINTGASWRRRQVPFPTSSSSTHTCPVINCGRVYDNVPLLEGHLKRFDHSPCDPTIYLKGSSTELFACVACGLRFETKEAWKVHQQSKLSFPDEDHDHTQTCQPIVCFACPACYLLFYIRDECLQHMSAKNHFSQSIVMSETKGTALPVPFPRYAKNRLIALCKEVSFSVRCTTCQKGLNSHMEAQAHFNVQCRQGAAKAEAEKTVVQVMKQLQVLGQCAVCRKLFLNQGDVERHKELSQHNTEVNCSMEKAILLYSNFYEIQHAKRAAATSRPKQSKGPVTPSQKRDKERGDSVGSPAKRQRCGGALNGSAGPSRSCLIVAWFCECGQRFSEEATASKHLFAANHIFHQCGVCGKHMGESSITRLHMSRFHGGAHLSNFLFHCRLCKVDMPRHEDILLHVSEAHSGHTYFRERAVSDEEPAPIHYAKPSTSGRPSALTDIRTRTTTPTPPPKQDERWICRMCEDIFNSERAVHKHCRDVSNHSFQRFSCGHCPQKYFKEATVRRHCVNEHSNQIVTRYFCGLCDSMEYDTEGEFQEHYRGLHSKDYYRMDDPEVDRPIEAENSKSSPLATASDRHECLCPCMSSEKDKDERKATFTRCMKRLSSEDECSYVCVPCNVQVSSFSQIKTHVHTQHKALGLENTFDVVCGSCQESHKDVPSFHNHYHSQHCPLEPCSSSRDGGESRMGKAAASSAVKTLVAMEIKPEVNEEFEDVKHAIAMNLDEVRDDTEAHGGESDEEMKRALALSVEEAREPTDVDIALHA